The genomic DNA GAAGATTATGACTTTGGGTCAACCCCGCCCTTCCCATTTGGGAAACAGAATGGGTTGATTCTTCAATCAGGGAACCTGCCGTCAGGGTTGTCAGGTGGGGACTTCAACGGGGACAATGTGTTTGACATTTGTTCGTCAAACAATCTGTCGGCAACGGTGACGATCTTCAACTCCGGGCAGATTTCGGCGGTGCAGCCAACCGCCGCACCAACGTCACCCCAGGTGAGTTCATATCCAAACGTTTCGACGTCCTTCCTGCCAGTGGGTGGATCACCGACGACGGTGTACACACAGGATCTGAACGGGGATGGCAAACTCGACATTCTGGGAACCAACCTGTTGCCAGGCGGCTATGTGCTGTTCGGTTCATCCACCGCAGGCGGGAACCTGTTCAACCAGGGAACGCTACGCGGATTGGGTCTGGATTCAGTGACGACGAGTGGTGGCGCGGTGTCGCTGGCGGTTAACACGATTCCGGCGAGCGGCGTGATTCCGATCAACGGGCTGCGGGATCCGATTGAATTCGGGGACAATGCGGGAACGTTGCTGGATATCGTGATTGCGCGTGGCAGCACGGCTTCAGATTTGACGGGAGCGCCAGGCGGCCTCAACGTGGGCTACGGAACGGCGTCGGGAACGAACTTCGTGCAGTTCGGGACGGTGCGGTTGAGCAGCTTTGTGGGTGTGGCCGAAGGCAACATCAACAACGATGCGTTGCCGGATGTGGCGATTTTGGACCGCGGAGCGTCACAGGTTCTCACCCTTCTCAATAGTGCCGACGGACTTTCACAAACCCCAATTCGACGTGGTATTGGTCGGTTTAGCTTGCTGGACTTCTTTACTCGGACTGAAGTTGGCGGTCCGACATCATTGGATATCGCTGATGTCAATCGGGATGGCCTGCGTGATATCGTGGTGGCTATTGATGGACCGAATGACCAGGTCCTTGTCCTGACCAATCTGGGATCGAATGTGCTTGATTTTGACACGCGGTTTGCAGTGCGGTCATTCCCAGTAGGGGGGGATCCAACCTCAGTCAAGCTGGTGGATCTGGCTGGACCAGCCGGACCAGGCAGTGGGACGGCAACCGGCAAAGACGGTGCTCCGGAAATTATTGTTGCCAACCGGCGAACAAACAGTATTCAAACCTTGATCAATGACGGTGCAGGCCGATTTGGACAGGGCCGCACGGCTGAAACAGGCGGGTTTGACACGCTCTCAATCGCCCTGTGCGACATGAATGATGACGGCAAAATGGACGTTGCGGCCTTAAACCGTGGACGTCGTGGACTTGGCACCGGCACCGGCGAAGAAGACGACTCAAACGTGAGCATCATGTTGGGCAATGGCGATGGTTCATTCCAGGCCACTGGCACTTTGATTCAAGTCCCACGACAATCCGTGTCAATTGCGGCTGCCGGGTACAATATCGTGCGCAATGGAATCAACATTGACATACCAGATTTGAACCTGGATGGCATTGCCGATCTGGCTGTCGCCTCACAGCTTGGTGGTGGGTTGACCAACGATATTGACAATCCATTTACCCCAAATGATAGCGATGGAACCGACGAAGCTGGTTCGATGACAATTCTGTTTGGGAGTGCCTCACAACCGGGTCAATTCACCCGGTCAACTGACTCACAATCGCTGGTGGATACAGTTCGGAGTGGTGGCCGTGTGGCAACCTTCCCTGGATCACCAGATCCGTTGGGCCTCTATCCCGTGATTGGATATGGCTCACTGGCAATCAACGCCGACTTTAACCAGAATGGACGCCCAGACGCTCAAGTTGGCGGGGTTGAAACCAACAACGGTAATCTGATTGGCGGCGGCGGTTCAAACAATGGCGCTTTGGAAAACCTGTTTGCTGGAACAATGACGAGCCTGGATAACCTGAGTTCGGCGTTTGCCGCGCAACGGACGACCAATGTGTTTCCCTCAGGATTGAATAACCTGCAGACAACCAACGGAACAGCCCCAGTGGATGAAGACAACGTAACGGGCGTGGCGGCGGCTGGTGCCTATGTGGTCAGCGATACGGGGGCAATTGTTGGTCAAAACACCAACGATTTTGACCCTGGGAATTTCCAGACTGTGCCAGATGTGGTGAGCGTGACCCGCATTGGCCGCGTGTATGAAAGCATCAACATCACCAGTGTCTTAAATCACGCGCCCATGGTGACGACTTCAAATGGGAATCGTGCGTTTGATGGACCTGGCCGAAAGGTAGCATTGACTGAAAATGAACAAAAAACCATCAACGTGAAAGCTTTCGACGTTGACCAGACCCTGGATGGACGATTGTTGAAATTCCGGCTGTTGGAATCCCCTCCCTTTGTGACATTGACGGATAACACAAACGGGACGGCATCAATCTCAGTGAAACCAGGATTGACGGATGGTTCAGCCAGTGCCAACAACGGTTTGGGTCAAGACTACAAGGTGGTGGTGGAAGTCGCCGATCAGGACTTCCGATTGCCATTGACTGGTCTTCTCTTCTTCCGAATCTTTGTGAAAGACGCGCCAGCGCAGCCATCAATCACGCCAATTCCGGATCAGGTGGTGAATGCCACGCAGGCACTGGCCGTGCCGGTGACCGCAACCGATGCCACCAACCGCCGCTTGACGATGTCAACGACGTTTGTGAATGCATTTACCTCGTTCGCTGATGGGGGTGGTGGAACCGCACTGTTCCAATTCCGGCCAACCGAAGCCAACGGTGGCGTGTTCAACGTCAGCGTGACGGCGACTAACGACCTGGGCTTGAGCGCGACGGCGAGCTTCAAGCTGACAGTAATCGTCAACACCGCTCCAACCATTGGCGCTATCGCTGCGGTTTCCATTGCTGAAGGCAGCACCCAAACAGTGAATGTGAGCGTGACGGATCCAGATCGGGCTACGCTCAATCAAATCAACACCTTGTCACTGTCAGGGGCGCCAGGGTTTGCGATCCTGAGCGATAACGGCAACGGAACGGGAACGATCAATCTGTCACCCAAGACCGGAGATGCCGGGTCCTACTCAATCACCGTGCGAGCACTCGATAATGGCATTCCAGCCAAGACGGGTGAAGTGACCTTTAACGTGACGGTGACGTCAACGGTGAAAATTATCGCCGCCTCCTTTAAGCAGAAACGGCTCTTTGTGAGCGGTGAAAACTTCGGTCCAAACCCAACCCTGATCGTGAATGGTGTGACGGTGCCGGCCAATCTGATTGTGCCATCACCATCACCCAATAGCATCACGGCCAAGGGCAACAATAAGAAACAGTTGGGTCTGCGCAAAGGACCCAATTCAATTGAAGTGATTGGTATCAATGGGGTTAAAGCTGCCGCCTACATCCTTCCTTTGTAACTTCAATGGTTGCTTGTCAATTTAGATAAGTGATCCTTCCAGTTCGATCCTTATGAATTTCCTTCATAAGGATCGAACAAACTAACGCAACGATTCATCTTTTGAAAAAAAGAAGTATATTTCGATTATTTGCTAAAATTTTATGAGATAATTGCTTTAATAAAAAATCTAATTTCCCAAATATCTAGTAGTTTAAAACATTGATTCTTATGGAGAAAAATGAAATATATTTTAGATTTAGTAATCTTTTAAAATCTTATTTTATCTGGAATTTTCTCGATTTAAATTTAGTTTTTAGTGATATATTTTTTTAGTTGTTTTTAAGAGTTGATTATTATTGGTTTGTGTATTCAATGCTCTCTATATTTAGGATAGGTATCAGGTAGATCTTTGACTTCTCCTAAAACTCGCTCAGCTTTCAATAAATTTACAGACCTCACTCCCCACCCTGACATAAGGAGCGAGGTCTTTTTTTCTCCAGACCCACGTGACATTTTGGTGACCCACACCGCTTACTTTGAAGGTACCTCTGATTTCATCCTTCCCGTCCAAATAATTCAGGGTCCTGAAAAGCCTTCCACAGCGGCCTCGCTCAAAACACCTTTTCAAGTTGGTTTTTGGTTGATCTCTATGTGGGATTTCGTCTGTTGACCTTTAACTCACGATAATCGCCCAACTCGATAGTTCAAGGATTCGCTCAAAACCCTCAGTCGGAATTATCGGAAGCCGACGGAACCGCCTGGATTCCAGATTTCCCAATTGCTTTTCAGGTGACCCCTGCTTAAGATGCGCTCTCTCACCACACAAGTCCGGAAAGAGCTCATTTCATTCCCTCTGGAACTCAGGAGGTTGCCTTGCAGATGCCAAACACAATCAAAGAATCTGACTGGAAAATTTTCAGCAAGCTTTTCCCCGAGGCGCTTGAGCGGCTTTATCAACGATATCTGAAGGAAATCGAAGCCGTGGCCGCGGATGACTCCAAAACGTACTTCGACCGGTTTGAGGAAATCAGTACATTGACCCGCGACCGCCGCAAGGAAGTGAATCGTGGGTTTGACCGCTTCAGCCGCTCACGAGCTGTGAGCCAGCTTGCCTATATCAAAGCCCTCGATTTGCTCACCGAAGAAGAGTTTCAACGCTTTAGCCCGGAAACCCGTGAATTGATTCGATCCTATCTGGGGGAGTAATCTTCATCAATGCAGGATTTAGCCGCCAAAGTAACTGGATGCTTGCTTGGGGGTGCTGTCGGTGATGCGCTTGGGGCTCCATTTGAAGGGCTATGGTCAGACACAATTCCTGATCAGGAGGAACTCCTCGCCGGATATGCCCTCTACGAAGGATTTCCTCCAGGACAATACACCGATGACACTCAATTAACCCTGGCCACGGTCGAGTCAATTGTTCGCTGTGGACAGATCAACCTGCCGGACATCGCCCGCTCCATCTTTCAACTGTGGAGAACCGAGGGCGTCATCGGACCCGGCGGTGCCTGCAGCCAGGCTTCACGTCAGTACTTCCAGACACAAAACTGGCAAACCTGCGGGGCTCCGGTTGGAAATGCTGGAAACGGCACCGCCATGCGAACCGCAATCCTGGGTCTTTGGTTTCTTCACCATCCAGAGCACTTAGCCCCAACCGTCGCCCAGATTTCCCAAATTACTCACCACGATCCACGCAGCATTGCTGGAGGTGTGGTCATTGCCCAGGCCGCCCGTCTGCTGTCCCAACATCCTGAGATTTCCCCATTGGAATTTTGCACATCCATTGCGGAAACAATTGAACCGATTGAAGCTTCGTTTTCCAGGCACATTCGGGAATTGCCACGATTGATTCACATCGAAGACGCGCTGGCACTGGAATCCATCGCCTGGGCCGGCATGCACGTTCCCGAATTTGATCGTCCCATCATCACGCCGTTTGTGATTCCAACCGTGCTGGCAGCCCTCTGGTGTGTGCTCAAATATGGAGACAGTTGGAGCACTGCCGTTTCAGCCGCCATCAAACTTGGTGGTGATGTTGACACACTGGGGGCCATTGTCGGTGGGTTGATGGGAGCAAAACTTGGCGAAACCGCGATTCCGCCACATCTCGCTCAACAAGTCGTTCAGGCCGATCACATTCGGGCACTGGCAACGGCCTATGGAGCGCACATCCTGAGAAAAATGAGTCGCGAGTTGTGAGAAAAAAACAGACTGTCGAGCATAGGTGAACTAAATTTCTAGGACCAATTAAAGCATCTTTTCACAACAATTTAACCCGTTGTGAACGCGTTCACAATTTTCCAAGCCTTCTCAGTCTGGGTGCTGAGTTATTGCACAATTGGCTTTGATTCGATTAGGTTTTGGCTGAAGGAACCCTTTTTAGACATAAGGAACAAAACAGCCATGGCCAAACAAGCCATCCCTCAAACGATTCAAACTCAGGTCGCCGCTATCGTCAAAAAATTCAACACCGAAGAGATAAAAAATCCCAACAACTTTTTTTATCCGCGGTTCAAAGGGCAATATTTGTACCTTGATCGCGGGAGCCGTGAACGCAAAGAGCCTATTTGTCGGCTTACATATCTAGGAAAAATTGATGTCTGGGAATTTGCCATTTATAAGTACTCAAGCGAGCGATACGACCCGGAAGAATGGTTCTTCCCTGGTGTGGAATTTGTGAATGGAACCATTGAAGGTGCCATGAAAGCCGGGATGGAAGCATATCCACCATCTCATTTTGATGCCTCCAACATACTGAATGCCTTCTCAAAACTGTTCTTCAGAAAATAATGCCAGTTGGTGAATTGAGTGAAATATAGGTTTTCAGAAAAAGGTTCAGAGTATTGTCTTCAGACGAGAGAATTTTTCTTCCATCCCGCTCATTCCGTCTCATGCCTGACGGCGTTCCTTTGAATCGAAATCATTTTCCGAAATACTCTAGGACCAGTTAAAACACTTTATTCCAATAACTTAACTCGTTGTGAACGCGTTCACAAATTGAGCGAAATAGTGAAATAGTGAAATAGCAAACCAAAGCGAGTAGCGATTAGCGAGTAGCGAGTCGTTAATTCAGAAGAGCAAGGAGCGAGTTGTGATGAGAAAAAAGACCGTTCAGAGTGCACGAGCCAAAAATTATAGGACCAGTTAAAGCACTTTATTCCAATAATTTAACTCGTTGTGAACGCGTTCACAAATTGAGCGAAGTAGCCAGTTGTTTTCACCTCCAGGTGGTTGGTTTGCACCTCGAAGAGCTGCAGTTCGGATAGCCGGTCGGTTGGCCGCTTTGGGCCTACCACCGGACCCAAGCCTGCCCCCATATCTCCCGCATCAGCCACGCCCCAACGGGGCGTGGCTGATGCGGAGGAATAGAGGCCCAATGTGTTCCGGTGGTAGCTCGCAAAGCCGAGCAACCAGCCGGCTATCCGAACTGCAGCCTTTCAGGATGCTCAAGCCAAATTTCAAATCCCCTTGTCCTCTTGGAAAGCAATCAAAAAGCCTGATTGCGAAAGCCACTTGTCCCTCGCGATTTGCTCTTCTGAATTGACTACTCGCTACTCGCTACTCACTACTCGCTTTTCTGGATTGACTACTCGCTTCTTCGCTATTCACTATTTCGCTCCCGCTTGAGTTTTTCGAGAACGTCTTCAAGCGCCCGGATGTAGTCCTCAACCGCCACGGCGCTTTTGCGCGACGTCGGGCGCATTTCGATTTTGATACCTAGTTTGCGTTTTGGATCCGGGTCACGATACCGGAACGACATGGGCTTTGGTTTTTCTGGAGCGGCGGACTGTGATGGAGTCATTGCAGGCCCTGCGTGTATGGCCTGGAGTGCCGCCAGTCGTTTAGCTTCGGTCAATCGCTGACGTAGCGGCAAGGCCACCAGCCGGAGCAAGGTTCGGAGCGACAAGTTCGGAATTGTCCCGCAAGTAGCTAAAACTTCTTCGTCAAGGTCACGAATTCGGAGCCACTGTGCCAGCGCGTCACGCTTGATGCCCAGGGTTTCGGCGGCTTTTTCCTGGGTTGGGAACTGGTCGGCAATGCGCCAAAACGCACGCGCTTTGTCTATGACGTGCAGGTCTTCGCGTTGAATATTTTCAATCAGGGCCAGCAATTGCAGTTGAGTGTCCGTTGCCTTGCGCACAACAACCGGAACCGTTTTCAAGCCCAGTTTTTGAACTGCCAGCCAGCGTCGGTGACCGGCAATCACAGTGAAGGTGCCATCCGATTCAGCACGGGCCAGAAGTGGCGCGAGCAACCCGTGTTCTTTGATGGATTGGGCCAGGTCATCCAGCGAGTCTGCCGAATGGTTTGTCCGGGGCTGGAATGGATTTTCGCGAAGCGTTGAAACGGCAAGGTCCTGGATTGGTTCGTGGCCGGTGACGGGCGGCTCAATCAAGGCCGACAGGGCCGACAACCGCGCTGAAGACACCGACGTGGGATATTTATTCTTAGCCATGAGCTTCCTGTTTTTGAGGTGTGAGCGACTGGAGCACTGCGTCGGCAATCGCTGCCACATCGTCGTTGGCCGGGCAATTTTTATCAAAGACCCGGAGCGGTTTTCGAAACGTGCCCGATTCGATCACGCTTTTGTATTTTCTGAAGGGCGACAGGACCTGGTAATGAAACTCTGGACAGATTTGGGTTCGCAATTCGTCAAGATGAAACGAGTGAACTTTCAGCCGGGTGTCAAACAGCGTCGGCACGACCCCGAGTACCTTGAGCGCACCCAGGCCCATATCGCGCCGTCGCCGCTGGGTCTTGGAAATTTCAACCTGGACTTCGGCAAACGATGAGACGGCTTTAAATTCGGTTTGGACTGGAATCAACAACCCGTCTGCGGCCAGCAACACCTGGACCGTGATTTCCGAAACGCGTGGCGGGCAATCCACCAATATCACGTCAAATCCAGAGCGAATTTGAGACAAAATGCCGCGAAACCGGGCCGGATTCTTTTCCTGCATGAGTTGAATTTCACCCGCAATCATCATCCGATTGCACACGCCCAGCGCCAGGTTAAACGGCGTTGAGATAACATGTGGGAGCAGGTCGGCGTCGGAAATGACTGATTTCCAAAAGGTCTGGTCTTCGGGCAGAACCTGGGAATCAAACCCCAAAAATGAGCCAAGTGTGCCCTGCGGATCGGCATCAATGACCAGAACGCGCTGATTCCGCAAACTGAGTTCATATCCCAAATCGCGGGTCAGCGTGGTTTTGCCGACACCGCCCGCCTGGTTAAAAATCGCAATCAGCATGGGTTGTATCCTTACAGTTTGGTTCGATTGGAAGAAAAGGTCGGCAAAGTGTCGAAGTTACCCTCTTTGACAGCCTTGAAGCAAGCCGATTGGCAGCGGAACCGTGTATGAAATCGCTGGGTACCACAAACTGATAAGTACCTTTCCATAAGTTTACTGAGAAATTGAATTTTGTAAGCGGTTGATTTTTTTCGTGTTTTTCGTGTATTTCGTGGTTAAAAATGTCTTGGAATTTTCGGTAAAGTACTTAGCAATTCAAAATTAACGCTTCGCTTTTGCAAAAGGCCAAATCATCGAAAGAAGTATTTTCTAAACCCTGAACCCCGAACCCTGAACCCTGTTCTTACTGTTCGGCTTTGAGACGACAGGTGCGCGAAAATGAACAATTGAAGCTGGTTGAACCTGACGAAGAGACCGTTCTGGTCGGGGCGAAAAGGTTTCTCATGTCTGGCACGCTGCTTTCTATACTGGACCTTCCACCTTTTCAATCCAGAGGAACCTCTCATGTCTCACCGCGCTTCGGTACGGCTGTGCCTTGGTCTCGCAACCGCTCTTGTGTTTCAGTTTTCACTTTCGATTTTCGGGCAAATACTGCCAGAGCAGATTTCCAGGGAATCAGCCCGGCTCAAACAAATCGCCACTGAAATTGGATATGAAGATAAGGCCGATCAGGACAATCTTTTACAGGAGATTGAAACCCTTAACCTCGCAACTCAAAAAGGTCTGGAGCACTATGCTCTCCATCGGTTGTACCGGGTCTGGCCGACGACTTCTGCCTATGAAGCCATGAAGGTCAATGACAAGATTGATAACAAAGATCTGGATGGATTTGAAAAACATTGGAAAGCCACCGGTATTGAGTTAGCCGAACAGGAAAAACAGGTTTCATTGAAAAAGCTGGCAACCCAGCCGCTTCTGGTCCGGGCGCTTGGTGAATCGGCGTTGACTCAGGTTCACCCTTTGTACCAGTCAAGCGAATTATTTGGCCAAAATACGGCCCCAATTTATGGACGTCATTACCTTGGGCTGGCTCAAGGGAATCTGACATTCACACTGTATTGTCAAAACCTCAGCTTTCCAAAACCTGCCCCGTCACCAGCGCTTCGCTCGTTTGCGCCAGAACTCAAAAAACTTGAAGCCCAGGTCATCGAAGGCTATAGCAAGCCTGAATCGAAAGAATTAAACACTGTCTACATCGTGGCCAACGTCACGTTGAAGCAAGCCTGGGACCTCGAAAAAGAAAAACGCTACGCCGGAGAGCTATTCCAATTGCTCGAAGCCACTCGCGTGATGGGTTTTGTTGCGGCCAAAGCCAAAGACCCGCAACCGTTGGCCGACCAGCAGGCCCAGCTTGCCCGGTGGAAGCAACGGCTCAAAACCGCCCCTGGCGACCAGAGTCTTGGATTGATGTTTCTCGAACAGGCCGAATATGTGCAGGGTGTTTTTTCCAAATCCAACAACCCTGACGATCTCCGACGCAGCACAGCCGTGCTGGAGCATGTGTTGCCGCTCTATGCCTCGCTGTGGAAAGTAAAAACAACATGAAAATTTTTCAGGGATTGATTCTCATCCTGGGCCTGCTCTGGTTTGGCACAACCGCCACCGCCCATCCACCACAATCAAAAACCAAAAAAGCAAAGTCCGCCATTCTGACCGTGACGCTGGTCCGCTGGCCATACACCTGAGGACTCTCTGACCCGGCAAGTTTGCTGGTCAAAGATGTCGTCAATCGGTATCCCGGAAAAGCCGAATTTGTCAGCCTCGATTGGGGCAACTCCGAGCTTCCCAAGCGCTATGGCATCACCAAATATCCAGTGGTGTTTGTCGGTGATGTCCTGGTCGCCAAACCCGAAGACTTTGGCGGATGGGGCGTGACCGAGTCCAAATACGGACCCATTAGCGAGAAGGCCAACCAGGAGCGATTTAAACAGGATTTGGCCCGAATGATTGATATTCTGCTGGCCAATCCCAATCAGAAACCGCTGGTCAACAAAGTCGGTGCAACCTCAAAAGAACCGACGGCGCTTCCGGACTTTGACTGGAAAGACATTGACGGCCAGCCACTCAAATCAAGCGAACTGGCCGGGAAAATTACGATTGTGGAATTTTGGGCGACCTGGTGCCCGCCCTGTCGCTCAACATTAAGCTGGCTCGGAGAACTCAAAGCTGAGCATCCTGACCAGCTCAATATTGTCGGGATTGCAATTGATTCGGAAGAAGCCAAAATCAAGGAAATGACCGACAAGCTCCGGCCTTCGGTTCATATCGTCAACGGTTCAAAAGATCGGATTTCGAAATTCGGCACCATCACCAGCGTTCCAACGCTCTATGTGTTTGATCAAAATGGAAAGCT from Acidobacteriota bacterium includes the following:
- a CDS encoding ParA family protein codes for the protein MLIAIFNQAGGVGKTTLTRDLGYELSLRNQRVLVIDADPQGTLGSFLGFDSQVLPEDQTFWKSVISDADLLPHVISTPFNLALGVCNRMMIAGEIQLMQEKNPARFRGILSQIRSGFDVILVDCPPRVSEITVQVLLAADGLLIPVQTEFKAVSSFAEVQVEISKTQRRRRDMGLGALKVLGVVPTLFDTRLKVHSFHLDELRTQICPEFHYQVLSPFRKYKSVIESGTFRKPLRVFDKNCPANDDVAAIADAVLQSLTPQKQEAHG
- a CDS encoding VCBS repeat-containing protein yields the protein MNGQLDFAGNPVAVTVGNVTGGLIPDVAYLCSGSFDTGVSDGFAGIDIAADAATGSPEQVIGGGVGAGNAVVNENGFTGSLYDAQGTVGSVNDYDDEAGTIENNRRQFKVAPITAFQGNLCPRAIMFSRTSQLQDGSNDLLFVATDNGSVGDGVAGIDSDGDGVDDVLSAPDRSANPIGSVFVLLNDATSAAFQGTILRNARRQDEDYDFGSTPPFPFGKQNGLILQSGNLPSGLSGGDFNGDNVFDICSSNNLSATVTIFNSGQISAVQPTAAPTSPQVSSYPNVSTSFLPVGGSPTTVYTQDLNGDGKLDILGTNLLPGGYVLFGSSTAGGNLFNQGTLRGLGLDSVTTSGGAVSLAVNTIPASGVIPINGLRDPIEFGDNAGTLLDIVIARGSTASDLTGAPGGLNVGYGTASGTNFVQFGTVRLSSFVGVAEGNINNDALPDVAILDRGASQVLTLLNSADGLSQTPIRRGIGRFSLLDFFTRTEVGGPTSLDIADVNRDGLRDIVVAIDGPNDQVLVLTNLGSNVLDFDTRFAVRSFPVGGDPTSVKLVDLAGPAGPGSGTATGKDGAPEIIVANRRTNSIQTLINDGAGRFGQGRTAETGGFDTLSIALCDMNDDGKMDVAALNRGRRGLGTGTGEEDDSNVSIMLGNGDGSFQATGTLIQVPRQSVSIAAAGYNIVRNGINIDIPDLNLDGIADLAVASQLGGGLTNDIDNPFTPNDSDGTDEAGSMTILFGSASQPGQFTRSTDSQSLVDTVRSGGRVATFPGSPDPLGLYPVIGYGSLAINADFNQNGRPDAQVGGVETNNGNLIGGGGSNNGALENLFAGTMTSLDNLSSAFAAQRTTNVFPSGLNNLQTTNGTAPVDEDNVTGVAAAGAYVVSDTGAIVGQNTNDFDPGNFQTVPDVVSVTRIGRVYESINITSVLNHAPMVTTSNGNRAFDGPGRKVALTENEQKTINVKAFDVDQTLDGRLLKFRLLESPPFVTLTDNTNGTASISVKPGLTDGSASANNGLGQDYKVVVEVADQDFRLPLTGLLFFRIFVKDAPAQPSITPIPDQVVNATQALAVPVTATDATNRRLTMSTTFVNAFTSFADGGGGTALFQFRPTEANGGVFNVSVTATNDLGLSATASFKLTVIVNTAPTIGAIAAVSIAEGSTQTVNVSVTDPDRATLNQINTLSLSGAPGFAILSDNGNGTGTINLSPKTGDAGSYSITVRALDNGIPAKTGEVTFNVTVTSTVKIIAASFKQKRLFVSGENFGPNPTLIVNGVTVPANLIVPSPSPNSITAKGNNKKQLGLRKGPNSIEVIGINGVKAAAYILPL
- a CDS encoding TlpA family protein disulfide reductase, translated to MLVKDVVNRYPGKAEFVSLDWGNSELPKRYGITKYPVVFVGDVLVAKPEDFGGWGVTESKYGPISEKANQERFKQDLARMIDILLANPNQKPLVNKVGATSKEPTALPDFDWKDIDGQPLKSSELAGKITIVEFWATWCPPCRSTLSWLGELKAEHPDQLNIVGIAIDSEEAKIKEMTDKLRPSVHIVNGSKDRISKFGTITSVPTLYVFDQNGKLVQAFYGAPPDLHAKIKKVLEQL
- a CDS encoding ParB/RepB/Spo0J family partition protein — protein: MAKNKYPTSVSSARLSALSALIEPPVTGHEPIQDLAVSTLRENPFQPRTNHSADSLDDLAQSIKEHGLLAPLLARAESDGTFTVIAGHRRWLAVQKLGLKTVPVVVRKATDTQLQLLALIENIQREDLHVIDKARAFWRIADQFPTQEKAAETLGIKRDALAQWLRIRDLDEEVLATCGTIPNLSLRTLLRLVALPLRQRLTEAKRLAALQAIHAGPAMTPSQSAAPEKPKPMSFRYRDPDPKRKLGIKIEMRPTSRKSAVAVEDYIRALEDVLEKLKRERNSE
- a CDS encoding ADP-ribosylglycohydrolase family protein codes for the protein MQDLAAKVTGCLLGGAVGDALGAPFEGLWSDTIPDQEELLAGYALYEGFPPGQYTDDTQLTLATVESIVRCGQINLPDIARSIFQLWRTEGVIGPGGACSQASRQYFQTQNWQTCGAPVGNAGNGTAMRTAILGLWFLHHPEHLAPTVAQISQITHHDPRSIAGGVVIAQAARLLSQHPEISPLEFCTSIAETIEPIEASFSRHIRELPRLIHIEDALALESIAWAGMHVPEFDRPIITPFVIPTVLAALWCVLKYGDSWSTAVSAAIKLGGDVDTLGAIVGGLMGAKLGETAIPPHLAQQVVQADHIRALATAYGAHILRKMSREL